Proteins from a genomic interval of Ptychodera flava strain L36383 chromosome 7, AS_Pfla_20210202, whole genome shotgun sequence:
- the LOC139136389 gene encoding trace amine-associated receptor 8b-like translates to MNSTFENSTLGGEDSDGVAAKGVYTCTISTPSRILVVVLCSVFVIIGLLGNVLVNFAVLMTKNLRTLANSFVLSMTYTDIVFITCVIIPILDSYLHCRMRLPYTLCALHFYLNPGLVGASLWHVTFISFNRYLRIVQQNSYKRLTTTKSTVGAILVAWVLPIVIFIPSFVSPTPMIGYSTSSLRCTLLPPQGMKQQLLLIVLLIALPSLITIVLYCRIFIFVHRKRLKIQQHGQGSSAIGKHEIQLCKMTAVVFVVILLGYLPYPMFRMIDTSHSAPPDTHLY, encoded by the coding sequence ATGAACAGCACGTTTGAGAATTCCACCCTCGGCGGTGAAGACAGCGACGGCGTGGCGGCCAAGGGGGTGTACACCTGCACCATCTCAACGCCGAGCAGGATATTGGTGGTCGTTCTGTGCAGCGTTTTCGTGATTATCGGTCTCCTGGGTAACGTTCTGGTCAACTTTGCCGTGCTGATGACCAAGAATCTACGGACTCTGGCCAACAGTTTCGTGCTCAGCATGACGTACACAGATATCGTCTTCATCACCTGCGTCATCATTCCCATCCTCGACTCGTACCTCCACTGCCGTATGCGACTGCCGTACACGCTATGCGCCTTACACTTTTACCTGAATCCAGGGCTGGTCGGTGCTTCGCTGTGGCACGTCACTTTCATATCTTTCAACCGCTACCTCCGTATCGTCCAGCAGAACTCTTACAAACGATTGACCACTACCAAATCCACGGTCGGCGCCATACTGGTGGCCTGGGTTTTACCTATAGTGATCTTCATACCGTCCTTCGTCAGCCCAACGCCGATGATCGGTTATTCCACCTCCTCTCTCCGCTGCACCCTCCTCCCACCCCAGGGAATGAAACAACAGTTATTGCTGATCGTATTATTGATCGCACTGCCGAGCCTCATCACCATCGTTCTCTATTGCCGCATATTTATCTTCGTGCACCGGAAAAGGCTTAAGATCCAACAGCACGGGCAGGGCAGCTCAGCCATCGGCAAGCACGAAATTCAGCTCTGTAAGATGACCGCCGTAGTCTTCGTGGTTATCCTCCTTGGCTACCTGCCTTATCCGATGTTCCGCATGATCGACACTAGCCACAGCGCTCCGCCGGACACACACCTGTACTGA